TTGAAGAAGGTTCTGCCAAAATCATGGTCGATACCGTTTCGCCGCTAGAAGATATCCTAAAAAAGACGAAACGTATGGTTTTGCGCTTAGATAAGATTGCCCCTGAGGATTACCCGCGCTTACACTCTTTAATGAAGGATCATCCAGGGACCACATCGGTCAGTTTAGAAATCGAGATGCCAGAGGTAAGCCGCCGCATTTTGATGGAACTGGAAGATGCAACGGGTGTGAGTATTAACAATGATTTCTTTGAAGGAATTCACTCTGCCTTTGGACGAACGGACTTTATTGAACTGAGGAGTTAGTAATGCGTTTTGCTTTGATAGTGACAGCAGCTTTGATTTTTTTCTTAAATAGTCCTGCAAAAGCACAACAAGATGAACTGATCGATAGAACCTTTTCCGGAGTGTCCAAACAGACAACTCCGCAAGGGGCTAAACGAGATATTCAAGATCAGGCTTCGCAAAAAGTTTCTGAAGATCTTATTAAAGAACTTATTGGTGAAGAGCGCTTTGCTAAGAATAAGTCTTTAATTCAATCGCGAGTGATTCGCAATTCCCAACGTTATATTCCTTTTGCAAAGACGTCAGAGATCGCCCAAGAGGGTGAAGAGTTTAAAATGTCGGTGTCTTTGAAAGTTTCATTGCGCGACTTAAAACAACTTTTGCAAAACAGTGCTTTATTAAACGAAAACGATGCGATCCCGGTAGTTCTGCCAGTGATCACATGGTCGGATAAAGTAAAGGGCCATAGCTATCGTTGGTGGATTCCGTCAGATAAAACTCAAGATCAGGCGTTTTTGGTGAAAGAGGCGCGTTTAGTTGAAGATGCCCTTCGTGGTGCTTTTCAAAAGAATAACTTTTATCTAGTAAAGCCAATTGAAGCAGGTTTGATAGCAAGTGTGCCTTCAGATTTCCACTCTGAAAAAGTGTCTGGTGAAGATGCTCAATTCTTTGCGCAGATGTTTAATGCTCCATTGTTGATTGATGGTCAAATCAGCCTTCATAAAGGTGAAAAAGAAAACAACTATCGCATCGAAATTCGCATGACGGCTTTGCAGGTCAGTAACAGCCGCGCCATTGCCGACGTGTCTCGCCGCTATGAAACAGAGTCTGGCACCCAGGAAGCAGCTATTGATAGAAAACTTCGGGAAGTGGCCGAAGCGACGGCCAATGATCTGTCATCGCAAGTTTTAGAAGCTTGGCAACGGGGATCACTGAATACTTCTGTTATTCGCATGAAGATCACAGGTCACAGTCCTTTGCCGCAAACGGAAGTCTTAAAAGAAAAAATCCGTTCGCAAATCACGCAAGTTAAAAACATTCGTGAACGTCTGATCAGCTCTGATTCTGTCAGTTTTGAACTTGACGCTTCGATCCCGGCAGCCGAGCTGTTAGCAAAAATTGAGGCTTTGGATGTGAATGGTAAAAAGCTTGCGAAAGTGTCTGAAGGTCGAGACGAAATTGTTTTAAAGTGGGCGCCGTAGGAGGCTTCAATGATTAAAAATTTAATTCTTACATTCAGTCTTCTTGGTCTTGCTGCTTGTGCGGTCATTGATCGCAGTTCACCCACGGTGCGCCGTGAAGTGAAAGATGTGAACTATGAAGCACGCAGAGATGATTCTTCACCTCGCAAGCGATTGATGGTGTTGCCGTTCTTAGATAAAGACGAAAAGCGCGCCCCTGAATTCAGAGAAAAAGCGCGAAAGGCTTTTATCGCTGACTTGAACCGTTCTGGTGAAGTTATTGCCTTAGAAAGTCGCGAATTGAATGTTGATTTAAGCAAGATGATGGAAGGTGGTCAGTACAAACTTCCCGAAGTTGCTAAGGCCGCGCAAAGCTTAGGTGTTACCGCTGTGCTTGAAGGTAAAATCATCGATATTCGTATTAAAAGAAAAGCAGATAATGTTGGTATTGTTCGTCACTTAACAACGGCTTTTGAAGTTGTCGCACAAGTGCGTGTTGTTACCGGTCGGGGTGGGCGCGAAGTCTTTAATACGGTGAAAACTGTGACGGTGGAAGAACAAGGGACTCGCGTTGGTGAACGAGTTGAAACAGATAAATTCTTAGCTAACAATCCCGAGATGATTGAAGTCATTGTGAAGGATGCGTTCTTGGATTTTACTCCGCAGGTTTTAAGTTCTTTGGATAAAGTCGCTTGGGAAGGCAGAATTGCGGCCATTAACGGTGACCGACTTTATCTAAATGTTGGACGCATCTCTGGTCTGCAAGTGGGTGATTTATTGAAGGTCACTGAAGATGGTGATGATGTATATGATCCAGAAAGTGGTGGTCACATTGGACGCGTTCCTGGTCGGCTGAAAGGGACGTTAGAAGTTATCAGCTACTTTGGAAATGACGGCGCCATTGCTGTTATTCATTCGGGATCGGGCTTCAAAGAAAACGATAGAGTTGAATTATACTAGATGAGTGAAGCAGTCTAGGGTTTTGCTAAACAAGTTTGGCTTGGTATTACGGTGACGTAGGGCCAATGTGTTTTGTCATCAGTGCTAAAAAAAATTATAAGATAAAGAAACTCTTCTTAGATATTTAGCAGTTCTTAGATATGTTTGGGGAATGAGAAAATCGAATATTTCCCTACTAATCTTGTTATTGTTTTTTAACGTTACTTCTTTTGCAAAAACATTAGAAGTGCCGATTCTTTATTGGAGTATGAAGATCGGTGGCCAAGTAGCCATGCGTAAAGGTTTTGAAGAAGAGATTGAAGCTTACAACAAAAAAAATCCGACAAATCAAATCAAACTGATTCCGTACGTTGCTGGGGAAGGTCGTCCCGGCATCTTAAAACAAATCGGTCAGTTTGAAGATGCGATTAAGAAAAAACCGGCGGCGATTGTCATTCAGCCGACTGATAATTCAACTTTGACTAAGGGTTTGCAAAAAGCAAACTCGCTGAACATTCCTATTTTTCTTTATGACCAATACATCTTGGATGGAAAAATCACTTCCTATGTAACAAGTGATAACTACCAAGCCGGTTGGGACAATGGCCAGTACATTGATAGCTTGTTCCCAAAGGGGAAAGAAATTCGTTTGGTGGTGTTTGAATATCCACCAGTGTCGTCAACAACAGAGCGTGTTGATGGATTCTTTGATGCTCTTCGCGAAAAGGGTCGTAAGTTTGTGGTTCTTAAGCGCTACAATGCGGTGGATCCTGGTTCGGGTGCGATCGCTGTTAAACAATTCCTTCAAGACTTCCCAGAAAAAGCCAGTGTCGATGCTTTCTTCACCGTGAATGACGGCGGTGGTTTGACGATCATTAAAACTCTTTGGGAAAAAGGCCGTCGTGAAATGCGTTACGCAACCGTCGATGGCGATCCAGAATCTGTTGAAAATATCAAAGCAAAGAAAACCGATATTGATTCTGCCCAGTTCTGTGCAGAGATGGGCCGTGAAAGTGCGCGTAAGTTGATTGCGCATTTTAATAACGAAAAATTCCCGCAAAAATATTTTATTCCGACGTTCCCAATCACTGAAAAAACATTGAAGGATTATCCAGGTTGGATGGGTCGTCCTATTGCTTCTGTCGCGGCAGCGGCGAAAAGCGAAGCCAAAATTGAAGAAAAGAAAAGCATGCTGCCTTCGTTTAAGTCTTCTAGTCAGGAAATCCTGACTTTAAAGATTGGTGTGGCTCCGCACTGTCCATATCTGTGCGAAAAGGGCCCTGGCGTTTGGGGTGGATATCTTTACGATATTCTTAAAGACCTTTCGCGCATGCATAACTTCAACCTTGAAATTGTTAGCCTTCCGAATTCTCGTCTGGTATCAGCACTGCAAACTCGCCAAGTAAGCTACATCATCGTTCCAGCGTACTTGGTTCGTTATCTAGACAACGTTCGTATCGCTGATACGAAATTGGGCGTGAGCTTTACAGGGGCTTTATTCGCTAAAGGGGTGAAGCTTGATATCGTTGATAAAGAATCTTTGGCGAAACGAAAAATCGTGTTTGCGGACTTAGGTCAAGAAAGTGACTTAAATCTTCCAGCAGCGGATTTTTCTAAAGCTATGAAGTTAACCGGTGCTGACGTTGCGGATCGAATGATTAAGATGATTTTAGATCACCGCGTGGATTTGGCATTGGGTGATTACAACGTTATTCGTTACACCATCGCGAAGACTCCACAACTCAACGTTCAATTGCAACCGACTTCAATGTCTGGATTTAATTCTTTGGCATTAGTCAGTCACCCGAAGAGCGCTGATTTTGGAAATCTGCCGGCGCATCTTAGTGTGTGGTTCGATAACGCCCGTCAAACCGGGAAGCTTGATAAAATTTTAAAAAGTTACAACTTAACTGATTGGGATATCTTCAACCGCTAGGAGAGCTACTGATGAAAATGCTAAGATTATTTTCATTGCTGATCATGCTTTTCGCCGCAGCGGAGGGTATGGCCAAAGATTTTAATGTTTCAGTTCTATATTGGAGCATGAAAATCGAAGGCCAGGTGATCATGCGTAAAGGTTTTGAAGAGGTTATCAATGCGTATAACGCTTCAAGCAAAGGTAAAAACAAAATTATTCTAACTCGCTATATTGCGGGCGAAGGCCGTGAAGGTTTACTGAAACAGATTTCACAAATTGAGTCTGCGGTTCAATCTCGTCCTGATGCTATCGTTATTCAGCCCTCTGATGTATCTACGCTGACAAAATATGCGCAAGAGGCGAATACTTTAAATATTCCACTTTTTGTCTATGACCAATATGTCCTGAATGCAAAAATGACGTCCTATGTGACCAGCGATAACTATCAAGCAGGTTGGGATAATGGTATTTACATCGACAGTTTGTTCCCTGCAGGTCAGGAAATTAAAATCGTCGTTGTTGAATACTTCCGTGTTTCTGCGACCGTCGAGCGTGTGGATGGTTTCTTTGATGCTCTTCGCAGCAAGGGGCGTAAGTTCCAAGTTGTGGGTCGCTATGAAGCTGTTGAACCTGAAAGCGGTAAGAAAGCAGGTAAGCAAATCTTAAAAGATTTCCCTAAGAAGAATAGCTTTGATGTTCTGTTCACCAATAACGATGGTGGCGGGCTTAGTGTTGTAAAAGAACTTTGGGATAAAGGTAGAAAAGAAATTCGCCAAGCCACGATTGATGGCGATCCAGCTTCGGTAGAGAATATTAAAAACAAACGCATTACCGTGATTGATTCTGCTCAGTTCTGTGCAGAATTAGGTCGTGAGATCGCGCGCAAGGTGATTGCTTATTTGAATAAAGAGCCGTTCACTCAACGCCATTATATTCCGACTTATCCGATCACGGAAAAGACTTTGAAAGATTATCCGGGATGGATGGGTAGACCCATAGCCCCTGCTCGCGAAAAATCTTTGATCGATGAAATTAAAAAAGTTCCACCGTCAAAACTTTCAGCCAAAGAGCAATCTGTTGTGAAGGTGGGATTGACTGCCATTTGCCCTTACCTATGTGAACAAGGTCCGGGCGTTTGGGGCGGATACGTTCATGACATTTTGAGTGAAGTTGCCAAGAAGAATAACTTTAAATTAGAAATTAAAAGTCTTCCACAAGATCAGCTTTTAAGCGCGCTTAAGAACCGCGAAGTGAATTACATTATAGCTCCGCTTTCGATGGTGCGTTTCCTGCCTGATTTGCGGATCACGGGGCCTCGTTTAGGGATGATCTCAACCGGGGCGCTATTTACTCCTGGAGTAAAAGTGCGCTTGATTGATAAAGAATCTTTAAGTGATAAGCGGATCGTTTTTGCTCACGTGGGTTATGAAACAGAACTAGATCTGCAGCCTACCGAATTTCAGAAGGCGATGAAAATCACCGGTCGTGACGTTGCTGATCGTATGATGAAGATGATTGGCGACCGTCGTGTTGACTTGGCACTGGGTGATTATAATGTACTTCGCTATACGCTTTTACGTCGCCAACTGATGACGTTAGAGGTTCAGCCTACTTCCTTGTCCGGGTATAATGCCTTGATGCTTGTGGCGCATCCTAAAGAGCCTGATTTTGGTCACTTGCCTAGTCATATCGACAACTGGTTTGAGTCTAATCGCCAGGGCGGGAAGCTTGAAAAGGTCCTTAAGAAGTACAATCTGAAGGATTGGGATATATTCAGTCACTAACTCTATGCGTCCAGGATTGCCGTCGGCGCGCCCTGGATGCTACTTTTGTTGTTCTTGGTCTGTTGGCGTAGTTGGTAGCGCGTTCCCTTGACATGGGAGAGGTCACTAGTTCGAGTCTAGTACAGACCACCAAGTTTTCTTCAATAAATCATGATATTTTATTAGGCACGATGCGCTACCGATGCGGTAGTGGAAATGGCATCGGCGTAATGTTGTTATACTTTCGAGTCTTCTAGTAGAGCTGCTTCAGTTGGCTCTGTTGGTTCAGCGGACTTTTGATCTGATGCTGATACTGCTTTTAGATTTTTGAAATCGAAAAGTTCTTGGTCCATAAGTTGGCTTGGTTTGATGTTTCCAAGCGCTGTTTGGATTGAAGCATAAATGTTTGGAATTTCTTTTTCTAAGTCGCGCACTAGTTTTTTAACTCTTACACGTTTTAAGCCATCTTGTGAACCGCACAGGTTGCACGGGATGATTGGGAAATTCCAGGCTGCTGCTAATTCTTCGATGTCTCTTTCAGATACATAAGTTAGCGGACGTAATAGAATATTTCTTTCGTCGTCGCTTCTTAGTTTGGCTGGCATTGCGCCCATTGTGCCTACATAGAATAAGTTTAGCAGCGCCGTATGTACTACGTCATCACGATGGTGGCCTAAAGCTAGTTTTGTGAAGCCGCGGTCGTGGGCATAATCGTAAAGAATGGCTCTTCTAAGTCTTGAACAAAGTGAGCAATATGTTGTGCCTTGGACTTTTTCTTTAACGATTGAGTAAGTGTCTTTTTCGATGACGTGAAGTTTGACTCCTAGGCTTTCAATCCATGTTTTGAATTTTGTCGCATCAAAACCGGGTTGTTTTTGATCTAGGATGGCGGCTTCGATTTGGAAATTTCTTTCTGAACGCCTTTGGATTTCTGTTAGTAAAGCCAATAAAACGCTAGAGTCTTTGCCTCCAGAAACGCAAACCATGACCTTGTCGCCGTTTTCGATCATGTTAAAATCGTTAAGGGCTTGGACGATTTGCTTTCTGATTTTTATTGCTAAGGGATGATTAAAATCTACAACCGATGTCATGGTCTGGCGGTTGTATCTGATAGCTCAAGGACTTGTCGAGCTAATTTCACTCCGGCAGTATTTAATGCTTCCATGCCGCGAACCATGACTTTGTCGCCTATGTTGTATTGCGAACCATAGCTGTCGATGAAATAAATCACTTTTAGCTCAATCCAGTGCTCTGTGGTGTCGCTGACGTAGGCCCAAGGCGTAGGGATCCCGCGGATTTCCCCGATTCCTGCTACGGCTTTTTCAATGACTTCTTTTGCTAACGTGACGTTTTCCCCGTATGCGAGCCTAAAGACATTGCGACGAACTATCGGATTTTCGGGCGGGGAGAAGTTGAAAATAGTGGCGTTGGCCATGAAGCGGTTTGGTAAAATGATCAACTCATCAGACCATCCTAAAAGGGTCGTTGAGCGCCAGGTGATTTCTCTTACTTGGCCCACTGTTTTTCCGGAACCGTTGACGATTTCCAGCCAGTTGCCGATTTCAAAGTTGCGATCTAACTGCAGTGATATGCCAGCAAAAAGATTTCCCAAAGTGTCCTGAAGTGCCAAACCCAGAATCACGGAAACAGCTGCCGAGGTTGCGATCATTGGGCCGATCTGTAGATTAAAGATAAAGCCTAATCCCCAAAGAACTAGCACGATAGAAAGTAACAGAGAAAAGATATTCACTAGGAGTAAAGGCACTCCATGTTTCATCGATCCTAGAAACAAATATTGCAGCACGATCAAGCGGCTGGTTTTTACAAAGACGATGTTTCCCCAAATGAAAGTCAAAATGGCGATGTAGGGGGTTAGCTTAGCTAGACTTGCTAGTTGGGCCTCCGAAGTTTGCAGGAAAATAAACGC
This is a stretch of genomic DNA from Bdellovibrio reynosensis. It encodes these proteins:
- a CDS encoding substrate-binding domain-containing protein, which encodes MRKSNISLLILLLFFNVTSFAKTLEVPILYWSMKIGGQVAMRKGFEEEIEAYNKKNPTNQIKLIPYVAGEGRPGILKQIGQFEDAIKKKPAAIVIQPTDNSTLTKGLQKANSLNIPIFLYDQYILDGKITSYVTSDNYQAGWDNGQYIDSLFPKGKEIRLVVFEYPPVSSTTERVDGFFDALREKGRKFVVLKRYNAVDPGSGAIAVKQFLQDFPEKASVDAFFTVNDGGGLTIIKTLWEKGRREMRYATVDGDPESVENIKAKKTDIDSAQFCAEMGRESARKLIAHFNNEKFPQKYFIPTFPITEKTLKDYPGWMGRPIASVAAAAKSEAKIEEKKSMLPSFKSSSQEILTLKIGVAPHCPYLCEKGPGVWGGYLYDILKDLSRMHNFNLEIVSLPNSRLVSALQTRQVSYIIVPAYLVRYLDNVRIADTKLGVSFTGALFAKGVKLDIVDKESLAKRKIVFADLGQESDLNLPAADFSKAMKLTGADVADRMIKMILDHRVDLALGDYNVIRYTIAKTPQLNVQLQPTSMSGFNSLALVSHPKSADFGNLPAHLSVWFDNARQTGKLDKILKSYNLTDWDIFNR
- a CDS encoding mechanosensitive ion channel family protein; translation: MKLQKDPLSMAEKFIKIQALYGFLELEPFILLGCLIAITWVFYKFFLREASEERHRSLRNHFKVLIRHYIILSFLFLAFIFLQTSEAQLASLAKLTPYIAILTFIWGNIVFVKTSRLIVLQYLFLGSMKHGVPLLLVNIFSLLLSIVLVLWGLGFIFNLQIGPMIATSAAVSVILGLALQDTLGNLFAGISLQLDRNFEIGNWLEIVNGSGKTVGQVREITWRSTTLLGWSDELIILPNRFMANATIFNFSPPENPIVRRNVFRLAYGENVTLAKEVIEKAVAGIGEIRGIPTPWAYVSDTTEHWIELKVIYFIDSYGSQYNIGDKVMVRGMEALNTAGVKLARQVLELSDTTARP
- the ttcA gene encoding tRNA 2-thiocytidine(32) synthetase TtcA; the encoded protein is MTSVVDFNHPLAIKIRKQIVQALNDFNMIENGDKVMVCVSGGKDSSVLLALLTEIQRRSERNFQIEAAILDQKQPGFDATKFKTWIESLGVKLHVIEKDTYSIVKEKVQGTTYCSLCSRLRRAILYDYAHDRGFTKLALGHHRDDVVHTALLNLFYVGTMGAMPAKLRSDDERNILLRPLTYVSERDIEELAAAWNFPIIPCNLCGSQDGLKRVRVKKLVRDLEKEIPNIYASIQTALGNIKPSQLMDQELFDFKNLKAVSASDQKSAEPTEPTEAALLEDSKV
- a CDS encoding substrate-binding domain-containing protein, with protein sequence MKMLRLFSLLIMLFAAAEGMAKDFNVSVLYWSMKIEGQVIMRKGFEEVINAYNASSKGKNKIILTRYIAGEGREGLLKQISQIESAVQSRPDAIVIQPSDVSTLTKYAQEANTLNIPLFVYDQYVLNAKMTSYVTSDNYQAGWDNGIYIDSLFPAGQEIKIVVVEYFRVSATVERVDGFFDALRSKGRKFQVVGRYEAVEPESGKKAGKQILKDFPKKNSFDVLFTNNDGGGLSVVKELWDKGRKEIRQATIDGDPASVENIKNKRITVIDSAQFCAELGREIARKVIAYLNKEPFTQRHYIPTYPITEKTLKDYPGWMGRPIAPAREKSLIDEIKKVPPSKLSAKEQSVVKVGLTAICPYLCEQGPGVWGGYVHDILSEVAKKNNFKLEIKSLPQDQLLSALKNREVNYIIAPLSMVRFLPDLRITGPRLGMISTGALFTPGVKVRLIDKESLSDKRIVFAHVGYETELDLQPTEFQKAMKITGRDVADRMMKMIGDRRVDLALGDYNVLRYTLLRRQLMTLEVQPTSLSGYNALMLVAHPKEPDFGHLPSHIDNWFESNRQGGKLEKVLKKYNLKDWDIFSH